The following proteins are encoded in a genomic region of Cricetulus griseus strain 17A/GY chromosome 7, alternate assembly CriGri-PICRH-1.0, whole genome shotgun sequence:
- the Sstr2 gene encoding somatostatin receptor type 2 produces MEVATEQFNGSQIWMPSPFDINGSLGPSNGSNQTEPYYDMTSNAVLTFIYFVVCVVGLCGNTLVIYVILRYAKMKTITNIYILNLAIADELFMLGLPFLAMQVALVHWPFGKAICRVVMTVDGINQFTSIFCLTVMSIDRYLAVVHPIKSAKWRRPRTAKMINVAVWGVSLLVILPIMIYAGLRSNQWGRSSCTINWPGESGAWYTGFIIYAFILGFLVPLTIICLCYLFIIIKVKSSGIRVGSSKRKKSEKKVTRMVSIVVAVFIFCWLPFYIFNVSSVSVAISPTPALKGMFDFVVILTYANSCANPILYAFLSDNFKKSFQNVLCLVKADNSKSGEEDIIAWV; encoded by the exons ATGGAGGTGGCAACTGAGCAATTCAATGGGAGCCAAATATGGATGCCCTCTCCATTTGACATCAATGGCTCACTGGGGCCGAGCAATGGCTCCAACCAGACAGAGCCGTACTATGACATGACAAGCAATGCAGTCCTCACGTTCATCTACTTCGTGGTGTGCGTTGTCGGGCTGTGTGGCAACACACTTGTCATTTATGTCATCCTGCGCTATGCCAAGATGAAAACCATCACCAACATTTACATTCTCAACCTGGCCATTGCAGATGAACTCTTCATGCTGGGGCTGCCCTTCTTGGCCATGCAGGTGGCACTGGTCCACTGGCCTTTTGGCAAGGCCATCTGCAGGGTAGTCATGACTGTAGATGGCATCAATCAGTTCACCAGTATCTTCTGCTTGACCGTCATGAGTATTGACCGTTATCTAGCTGTGGTCCACCCTATCAAGTCAGCCAAGTGGAGGCGACCCCGGACAGCCAAGATGATCAATGTGGCTGTGTGGGGTGTCTCTCTGCTGGTCATTTTGCCCATCATGATATACGCTGGCCTCCGGAGCAACCAGTGGGGGAGGAGCAGCTGTACCATCAACTGGCCAGGTGAATCTGGGGCATGGTACACAGGGTTCATTATCTATGCCTTCATCCTGGGTTTCCTGGTACCCCTCACCATCATTTGTCTTTGCTACCTGTTTATCATCATCAAGGTGAAGTCCTCTGGAATCCGAGTGGGATCGTCCAAGAggaaaaagtcagagaaaaaggTCACCCGAATGGTGTCCATAGTGGTGGCTGTCTTCATCTTTTGCTGGCTGCCTTTCTACATCTTCAATGTCTCATCTGTGTCCGTGGCCATCAGTCCCACCCCGGCCTTGAAAGGCATGTTTGACTTTGTGGTGATCCTCACCTACGCCAACAGCTGTGCCAACCCTATCCTATACGCCTTCTTATCTGACAACTTCAAGAAGAGCTTCCAGAATGTTCTCTGCTTGGTCAAG GCAGACAATTCAAAGTCTGGAGAAGAGGACATCATTGCCTGGGTGTGA